In one window of Echeneis naucrates chromosome 17, fEcheNa1.1, whole genome shotgun sequence DNA:
- the e2f5 gene encoding transcription factor E2F5, translating to MEFEATETVRSTPRRHEKSLGLLTMKFVSLLQEAKDGVLDLKVAADSLAVKQKRRIYDITNVLEGVGLIEKKNKNIIQWRGENTGSQTQEVLEQVKVLKAQISELEAQEKELDDQKAWLEDNIKHLNHDPITSTYKFVTHEDICSAFSGDTLLAVVAPAGTQLEVPLPETGLSGQKKYQVNLRSHSAPIQVMLINRDSDSTVPVVFPVPPTDDIYPMPSPPSTPASLQRFPLSTAVYSTSNTISSYCSQDSLCSDHQMVLPEHDEVLTPSSTPPDVQMECQPLGVLEQQQMDLAGSEFQPVLDVSSLLKLSTAGDHMKDDREEAVDLIDELMSTDGIDYSFNLDDNEGVCDLFDVQILNY from the exons ATGGAGTTTGAGGCGACGGAGACGGTTCGCTCAACACCGAGACGACACGAGAAAAGTTTGGGGCTCCTCACAATGAAGTTTGTCAGCCTGCTGCAAGAAGCGAAGGATGGCGTCCTGGATCTGAAAGTG GCTGCAGACAGCTTGGCagtaaaacaaaagaggaggatATATGACATCACAAATGTACTGGAAGGTGTTGGACTGattgagaagaaaaacaagaatattATTCAGTGGAG AGGTGAGAACACAGGCAGCCAAACCCAAGAGGTGCTTGAACAGGTAAAAGTTTTGAAGGCACAGATCTCTGAGCTAGAGGCTCAAGAGAAAGAGCTGGATGACCAGAAGGCCTGGCTGGAGGACAACATCAAACACCTAAACCACGATCCCATCACCAGCAC TTATAAATTTGTGACACATGAAGACATCTGCAGTGCCTTCAGCGGTGACACTCTTCTTGCTGTTGTGGCTCCTGCTGGAACACAGCTGGAGGTTCCTTTACCTGAAACG GGCCTGAGTGGTCAGAAGAAGTACCAGGTGAACCTACGCAGCCACTCTGCGCCTATCCAGGTCATGCTCATCAATAGAGATTCAGATTCCACAGTTCCTGTGGTCTTTCCTGTGCCACCCACTGATGACATCTATCCGATGCCATCTCCACCCAGCACCCCTGCCAGCCTGCAGAGGTTCCCCCTCTCAACAGCCGTATACTCCACCTCCAACACTATCTCCTCCTACTGCAGCCaagactctctctgctcagaccACCAGATGGTGCTGCCAGAACACGATGAAGTGCTGACGCCTTCATCCACCCCCCCTGATGTGCAGATGG AGTGTCAGCCACTGGGAGTGTTGGAACAGCAGCAGATGGATCTGGCCGGCTCAGAGTTTCAGCCTGTACTGGATGTGAGCAGCCTGTTGAAGCTCAGTACTGCTGGAGATCACATGAAGGATGACAGAGAGG AAGCTGTTGACTTGATCGATGAGCTGATGTCTACTGATG GTATAGATTACAGCTTCAACCTGGACGACAATGAGGGAGTCTGTGACCTGTTTGATGTACAGATCCTCAATTACTGA
- the ackr4a gene encoding atypical chemokine receptor 4 yields the protein MAVTAEYDYYYHENITFNFSYDDYPTLCEKADVRSFAAIFLPIMYTMCLVVGLAGNALVVMVYAYHKRLKTMTDAFLTHLAVADLLLLFTLPFWAADAARGWELGEVVCKIVSACYTVNFSCCMLLLACISLDRYLSLARAQGRSQSGWLQRVFSRRHCWKVCLSVWATAFVLGLPDLILSEVKWASNRSICLTIYSPSMARGGKAAVEMAEVLLGFLLPLLVMVICYWKLGLVLKGLPVESRGKKWKALRVLLIVVGVFVVTQLPYNVLKVYQMMDSVYGLVTHCGTSKLLDKASQMMECLALTHCCLNPILYAFVGSSFRQHMMKVAKKFGEKRRKRRRKESPAEEEGMEISFNSHSASHTTNTFSI from the coding sequence ATGGCTGTCACGGCGGAGTACGACTACTATTACCATGAAAATATCACCTTCAACTTCAGCTACGATGATTACCCCACCCTGTGTGAGAAGGCCGATGTCCGTTCCTTTGCTGCCATTTTCCTCCCAATCATGTACACAATGTGTCTGGTGGTGGGGTTGGCGGGAAACGCCTTGGTTGTGATGGTGTACGCCTACCACAAACGGCTGAAGACCATGACGGACGCTTTCCTGACCCACCTGGCTGTGGCTGACCTGCTCTTGCTGTTCACACTCCCTTTCTgggctgctgatgctgcacGGGGCTGGGAGCTGGGGGAGGTTGTCTGCAAGATTGTGTCGGCCTGCTACACGGTGAACTTCTCCTGCTGCATGTTGCTGCTGGCCTGCATCAGCCTGGATCGTTACTTATCATTAGCCAGGGCGCAAGGTAGATCTCAGAGCGGGTGGCTGCAGAGGGTGTTCAGCAGGAGGCACTGCTGGAaggtgtgtttatctgtgtgggCAACAGCCTTTGTCCTTGGCCTTCCTGATTTAATACTCTCAGAAGTGAAGTGGGCATCTAACAGGAGCATTTGTCTGACTATTTACTCTCCATCTATGGCAAGAGGAGGTAAAGCTGCAGTGGAGATGGCCGAGGTGCTGCTTGGATTCTTGCTTCCTCTCCTAGTTATGGTGATCTGTTACTGGAAGCTGGGCCTCGTGCTGAAGGGCCTCCCTGTTGAAAGCAGAGGCAAGAAGTGGAAAGCCCTGCGTGTTCTTCTAATAGTAGTGGGAGTGTTTGTGGTCACTCAATTGCCCTATAATGTGCTGAAGGTCTATCAAATGATGGATTCGGTCTACGGTTTAGTGACTCACTGCGGGACAAGTAAACTTCTGGATAAAGCGTCTCAGATGATGGAGTGCCTGGCCCTCACTCACTGCTGCCTCAATCCGATCCTCTACGCCTTTGTGGGGTCTTCCTTCAGGCAGCACATGATGAAAGTGGCCAAGAAGtttggagagaagagaagaaagagaaggagaaaggaaagtcCTGCAGAAGAGGAAGGGATGGAGATATCATTTAATTCCCACAGTGCATCTCATACGACAAACACTTTTTCCATATGA